Part of the Cryptosporangium arvum DSM 44712 genome, CGGGGCGTGCGTCCCGAACCCCGGGCCCGGCGGGTGGGGCGCCGTGCTCCGCTACGGCGACGCGGTGAAGGAGCTGCGCGGCGGCGAGGCCGGCACCACCACGAACAACCGGATGGAGCTGATGGCCGCGATCCGGGCGCTGGAGGCGCTGACCCGGCCGTCGCGGGTCCAGCTGCACACCGACTCCTCGTACGTGCAGCAGGGCATCACCAGCTGGATGGCGAAGTGGAAGCGCAACGGCTGGCTGACCGCGGCCCGCCAGCCGGTGAAGAACGCCGACCTGTGGGTGCGGCTGGACGAGGCGATCGGGGTCCACGAGGTCGAGTGGAAGTGGGTGAAGGGCCATGCCGGCGACCCCGGCAACGAGCGTGCCGACGAGCTCGCCGGCCTGGGGCTCCGCGAGAGCGTTGCCGCCGTCTGACACGATCTGAGCTGTGAAAACCGCTCGTCTGGGCATCGTCGTCGGATTAGTGGTAGTAGGTTTGGTGGCTTTTGTCGGGTGGCGGTTCGTGTGGCCGATGGTGGGGCCACCCGGGCCGCGCCCGGCGTTCCAGCTGCCGGTGCCGTGCGGCGAGCGCTGGCAGCTCGGCACGTACCCCGGCCACGACGACTACGACGTCGACTTCTTCCCGCTGGACGGCGAGGAGTGGGGGCGCCCGGTGCTGGCGTCGTTCGGCGGCACGGTGAGCGTCGCCGGGATCAACGGGACGCTCGGGGGCCGCACACCGTCCGACCCGTCCGGCCCCCGCGGTACCGGCGGCGGCTACTGGGTGACGATCGACCACGGGGGACAGTGGAAGACGCAGTACCTGCACCTGCTGGAGCCGCCGCTGGTCGCCGAGGGTGACCGGGTCACCCGGGGCCAGCAGATCGGCCGGCTCGGCAGCACCGGCAACTCCGGGGCCCCGCACCTGCACTACGAGCAGCGCCGGGGCTGGTCGAAGGTCGAGACCCACTTCGACGGCCGGCCCTCCGGCATCACGACCGACGACCGCGAGTACACGA contains:
- the rnhA gene encoding ribonuclease HI, yielding MSVVVIHTDGACVPNPGPGGWGAVLRYGDAVKELRGGEAGTTTNNRMELMAAIRALEALTRPSRVQLHTDSSYVQQGITSWMAKWKRNGWLTAARQPVKNADLWVRLDEAIGVHEVEWKWVKGHAGDPGNERADELAGLGLRESVAAV
- a CDS encoding M23 family metallopeptidase — encoded protein: MKTARLGIVVGLVVVGLVAFVGWRFVWPMVGPPGPRPAFQLPVPCGERWQLGTYPGHDDYDVDFFPLDGEEWGRPVLASFGGTVSVAGINGTLGGRTPSDPSGPRGTGGGYWVTIDHGGQWKTQYLHLLEPPLVAEGDRVTRGQQIGRLGSTGNSGAPHLHYEQRRGWSKVETHFDGRPSGITTDDREYTTVLVSRNC